A region of the Mycteria americana isolate JAX WOST 10 ecotype Jacksonville Zoo and Gardens chromosome 24, USCA_MyAme_1.0, whole genome shotgun sequence genome:
GCCCAGGGCACGGCTGGCCTCCGGGGAGGCTCCGGTTTTGTTTGTGCCGGTTGGCGTGGGGGGAGAGCTCCCGCCCAGCTGCGCGGCCGCAGCAGCATGGCCTCCAcggcagggcagcggggcggtTTCCACCCGGTCGAGGAGGCTCCTCGGGAAGCTGGAGCCAAGCGCATCTGCTCTGCAAAGAGCTCGTGATGCCGTCACCGCGGGGACAGAGCCCGGGCGTTACGATGACTTTGGCGACGGAGGGGatgcggggctggggtgggccGGGGAAAGGCGAGGGTCCCTGGGCACCAGCgtggcagagcagctgcaggCCCTGCTCTGGGCCAAGGGGTGGGTTTCGGCTGTGGGCCCCGTGGCCCCTCGCCGGAGGCAGGCTGCGGCGGGGGGTCAGCATCCGTGGCAAAGCCCTGGAAACGCCAGGACAGAGGGTGAACTCGAAAGGAAGCGGCAGCTCCGGGCTCGGTCCCTGGCTCTGCCAGGGCCGTGCTGGGCAGCTGGTGTGAGTCACGCTGGAGCATTGCCCCATCGCCTCGCAGGGACGGGGCTTGCACCCCTGCCTGAGCTCGGCTCCGGGCGCCGGGGGGAAACCCCAACGGGGCGTCCGCAGCTCTGTCCGCAGCAGCCCGGCGCCCATCTCGCACCGGGGGAGACACgcacagcccggcccggcccggcccctctcTGAGCCCTGCGGCGAGCAGGATGCCCTGGGCTGGTGCCAGGCTCGATGGGAGTCTGAGTCCTTTGAATGGCTGACaaaaagcagcagccccagggctggaggaagggcgAGTTACTTGGCTGAGGTCAGAAAGTCCCTttaagtttgttggttttttttttttccccgtgctCGCTGCAGATACtggcagagaagcaagaaaatgaTTGTGCTTTTTACTGCCTGAGCCCTCCAGACAGATAGAAACGAGCGGGAGCTGGACCCGGCTTTGGAGGCAGATGAAATCAGAGTGAAGAAGAGCACTGGGCTGGGAGGCACAGAAACAGGGCagcccccttgcacacccccgcccgccagccccgggcGCCCTGCAAGCACTTCTGCGTGATGAGGATgtgggaagagcagaaaatgtcCCCGTTGTGGGTGAGGGCAGTGGCCAGGGGCTGCTGGCCCCTTCCCGAAGCCACCTGCTCGCCACTCCAGCTAATGGCAAAGCGTGAGCCGCCCCACGGCTCCCGGGGaaggccgcagccccccccgccccgctgccccccagccccttcacCCCGCAGCGCCTGCAGCAAAGCCGGGAGCCTGCAGGGCCGGTGCCAGCCCGGGGGGCTCCGGCGGAGCCGCGGGCCGCAGCGAGGGGGCTTGGACCAGGGCGCAGGGCAGCGCGCGAGTGGCTCCGTCCCCGCGGGCCGCGTTTGCGGGGGCAGCCCGGGCGTGGGGGCTGCCGAGCCGCgcccggggctctgccagccGGCACGGGCTGCGCCGGGGAGTCCGGCCGGCCTCGTCCCCCGCCGTCCCCGCGGTCCCCGCCGGTgactcggggcgggggggggggaggcggcacagcccgggggggcccggggcggccggggatgctggcgggggggggggggggggggagagggggcccGAGGatgcgcgggggccgggggggggccgggcggccgggAGGCGCTGGGGCGGCCGCGGGTCCAGaacgggcgggggggcgggggatgcgcggggggccggggcgggcggcggagcgctCGCACCATGACAtcagcgcggcgcggccccgggggagcgggcggggggcgggagccggcgcggcggcggagcggagcggagcggcggcggcagcagcggagcggagcgcggccccgggcATGCTCCCGGAGCCCAAGTATGACCGCTTCCGCGACGAGCCGCTGACCGCCCCCATGCCGTcgccggcccccgcgcccgccgccggcacccccgggccctgccccgcggcgggcgaGGAGCCCGAGCCCGGCACCACCTTCTGCGCGCTGCTGCCGCGGATGCCGCAGTGGAAgttccccggccccgccggcttcctcggccgcggccccgccggcgccggccgGGAGCTCTCCGcgccggcccgggcgggcggcgccgcggccgcgggggcccCCTCGGCGCTGGCCGCCGTGCTGGGCGCCTGCGAGCCGCTCTGCGCCGCGCCCTGCTCGCtgccggccggcgggcgggcgcggggggcggcgggggcggcggggcgggcgcgggcggaggcggcccggccgggcggggaggaGTGGAGCCGCAAGGGCAGCTTCATCCGCAAGCCGGCGCAGGGCTGGCTGCACCCCGACGAGCGGGTGCTGGGGCCCGGCGTCTCCTACATCGTCCGGGTAAgtcccgccggggccggggccggggccggggccggggcccgagccgggcccgccccgccccggcgcgggaGGGCGCCAAGCCCCCGGCCCCACGCGTGTccggggcagcgggcgggcggccggggagccccgccgccgccgggccggggctcggcgggtcTGCCCGCTCCTCCCGacggctgcgggcagagcccccCCGGTTCGGTCCtcccccccggctgccccacgGTCCCGCGGGACTTGTGCCATGGGACCGGCCTCACGGGAGCCCGCGGTGCCGTGACCGCGGCCAaggggacgtggtggggacgtGGCCCGGAGGGTGACCTGGGCAGCCGCCGCTGGCACACGCAGCCTGCGGCCCCTTCGCCCCGTCacgggctgcccggccccgttCCGCTGCCCGCGTTGTCCGGCACGTCCTGGGAGGGACAGCACGGCCTCCCAACCGGCCTGGGAcaggccgggggccgggggggctttCTGTGCCGGGGAACCAGCCCCAAGacccagcagctgccagcccctACGAGGGTGGCACAAGCCATAGCACACAGATGAGTTCGTCGGGTCTCAGCGCGGGGGGCTGGGCATGCGATGGGGCATTTTGGGGTGGAGGGTGAACGGGTGTCGCGCGTTGGGGTGAGAGCCCTGGAGCTGGCATGGAAGGGGCCCTTCTCACTGACACCccgctcctcccctcctctcttctccattgCCCGCCctgggctggcggcggcggcggccggaggagGCTGCTCTGACCATGTCCCCTCCCGCAGTATATGGGGTGCATCGAGGTGCTGCGCTCCATGAGGTCCCTCGACTTCAACACCCGGACTCAGGTCACCAGGTACGGCCCCGCTCTCCCGCACCCCGCTGCCACCCACAGCCCCCGGCGGCCCtgggtgctccccctccccggggccctgcagagagggggggacacggggccagGGTCTGGGAGACCCCTGCCCTGCGGGATCCACCCCGCACGTGGGGACACGGACGAAGGGCACTGCCACGGATCAATGGGCggaaagaggagaagggaggtggCCCCAGCTGGGATTACGTACCGCGGGCCCGTGACGTGGGGCAGTGCTGCGGGGACGCTGTggcgcccggggctgcgggcactGATGCCCCCAGACCCCATGGAGCCGCAGGCAGGGAGGTGGCCGGGAAGGAGCTGGGGGTCTGCAGCAGTAACCTGGCCGGGGGCCGTGGCTTGCAGGGAAGCCATCAACAGACTGTACGAGGCGGTGCCGGGCGTGAAGGGCATCTGGAAGAAGAAGGTGAGTTTTCCCCCAGCCCGTGTCTCCCTGGGCTCCTTCCTGGGGCGAGCCGAGGCTGCGGGACAGGGCGCTGGGGGTGCCGCAAACGGGGCAGAGCCTGGGGTCTCTCGGGGCATCCCTCTTTGCCTCCTTCACCCCAGGAAACCTGGTCCTGGGGGGCTGCATTGCCCCCCGGGGGGCTGCattgcctcctctcctcccatcaGGCTCCCAACAAAGCCCTCTTCTCTATCCTGGGCAAGAGCAACCTGCGCTTTGCTGGCATGAGCATCGCTGTCAACATCTCTGTTGATGGGCTGAACCTCATGATCCCCACCACGCACCAGGTGAGAGCCGTCCCTGGGGACGCAGTGCCACCAcctgccacctcccagccctctgcctccCGCCGCCACCCGGGGGGCTGACAGCCCCCACACTAACCCCCCCATGGGCCGTGTTCCCCCTGCAGATCATCGCCAACCACCACATGCAATCCATCTCCTTCGCCTCCGGTGGGGACACGGTGAGGCACGCGCGCCCCAGCCCTCCTCCGGCTGTGGTCCCTCGGGGGACGCGGGGTTGGGGGCTGCCCGTCCTGTGGCTGAGCCGAACTCCGGGGCAGCCTGGTCCCGGGGCAGGAcatgggcagccccagccctgctccgtgcACGGCAGCGGGACGCAGGCCCTGagctccccctctgcccccaggaCACCATGGACTACGTCGCCTACGTCGCCAAGGACCCCATCAACCAGAGAGGTGACGCTGGCCCCCGCGCCCGGGAGCTCTGCGGAAGAGGAGGGATGCACTGGGGGCTGAAGGCTGGAGGAGGGGATCCCTCGTGGGGGGCACGAGGGGCAGCGCAGGGTGGTCCCGGAAGGGTGATGAGAGCATGGGGGAAACACTTGAgccgtccgtccgtctgtccgcaGCCTGCCACATCCTGGAGTGCTGTGAGGGGCTGGCGCAGAGCGTCATCAGCACGGTGGGACAGGCCTTCGAGCTGCGCTTCAAGCAGTACCTGCACAGCCCCCCCAAGGTGGTGGCACCCCCGGACAGGTAGGGGGGTGGGTGCCCCAccgcagccccgcaccgcctGTCCCGGGCACATCCCCTGGCCGGGGGTCGCTCCGGGAGCCCTTGTCCCTGCCGGGCATGGGGAGGGGTCTGCGCagggcagggtgtccccagctcgcccgtccctgctgcagggtgctgggtgcgGAGGAGTCGGTCTGGGGAGAGGACGAGGAGTCGGCCGAGCACAATTACTACAACAGCATCCCAGGGAAGGAGCCGCCCCCGGGGGGGCTGATCGACTCCCGGCTCCGGCACGGCACAATCC
Encoded here:
- the SHC2 gene encoding LOW QUALITY PROTEIN: SHC-transforming protein 2 (The sequence of the model RefSeq protein was modified relative to this genomic sequence to represent the inferred CDS: deleted 2 bases in 1 codon), with product MTSARRGPGGAGGGREPARRRRSGAAAAAAERSAAPGMLPEPKYDRFRDEPLTAPMPSPAPAPAAGTPGPCPAAGEEPEPGTTFCALLPRMPQWKFPGPAGFLGRGPAGAGRELSAPARAGGAAAAGAPSALAAVLGACEPLCAAPCSLPAGGRARGAAGAAGRARAEAARPGGEEWSRKGSFIRKPAQGWLHPDERVLGPGVSYIVRYMGCIEVLRSMRSLDFNTRTQVTREAINRLYEAVPGVKGIWKKKAPNKALFSILGKSNLRFAGMSIAVNISVDGLNLMIPTTHQIIANHHMQSISFASGGDTDTMDYVAYVAKDPINQRACHILECCEGLAQSVISTVGQAFELRFKQYLHSPPKVVAPPDRVLGAEESVWGEDEESAEHNYYNSIPGKEPPPGGLIDSRLRHGTILGHVRTQPSCSSSPSQGGFAARRDQSSQPGPPWDLESQGQPCDGYLQADGHPLGPRDYEEHMYVNTQSLDAWELEAAARGAPEESPKKDLFDMRPFEDALKLHECIAGGGTSPPIEDQWPSPPTRKAPIAPTEEQLRREPWYHGKMSRRDAERLLQTDGDFLVRDSLTNPGQYVLTGMHSGQPKHLLLVDPEGVVRTKDVLFESISHLISHHRQNEQPIVAAESELHLRQVVRRKQ